The Novipirellula caenicola genome includes a region encoding these proteins:
- a CDS encoding serine/threonine-protein kinase, which yields MSKISTEKFLEMVEKSGLVEQATLKRLLEKVRAKCDGQLPSDANKLAALFRRQGLLTQWHLDKLLVGKYKGFFLGKYKLLGHIGSGGMSSVYLAEHMRLGDKRAIKVLPKKRVNDATYLARFQLEAKAIASLNHPNIVLAYDIDNEGDVHYIVMEYVDGIDLLMLVKRDGPLDFSTAADLIAQAARGLDHAHDKGVVHRDVKPANLLLDLNGNVRLLDMGLALVASGDDESLTVANNENVLGTADYLAPEQALNSHTVDHRADIYGLGCTFYYLLTGQPPFNDGTLAQRIAKHQTEMPKSIRQLRPDCPGELEGICVKMIQKDPKYRYQHAGEVADVLERFVARVPKGAKVTSGLGDAPMPDEELGSSINFDDSQISKKQNDTISNKSGDTISSSRASLLLNEGISSSDSGRLVNVRPRPDLVDGSFIDLQAESGYRPSSGISYQSSEEGLGSGRFPRATSGRSSVHVGGDSDIYNSSTSQIGGGSSRGGNGSRRRNEKSVDPLLLGALAFALFVVAIAIGFYLARMTSG from the coding sequence ATGTCCAAGATTTCCACGGAAAAATTTCTCGAGATGGTCGAGAAAAGTGGTCTAGTCGAGCAAGCGACTCTGAAACGCTTGTTAGAGAAGGTGCGCGCAAAGTGTGACGGTCAGCTTCCGTCGGACGCCAATAAGTTGGCGGCTCTTTTCCGGCGTCAGGGATTATTGACCCAGTGGCATCTCGATAAGTTGCTGGTAGGGAAATACAAGGGTTTCTTCCTCGGCAAATACAAACTGCTCGGGCACATCGGTTCGGGGGGGATGAGCAGCGTTTATCTTGCCGAACACATGCGGTTGGGCGACAAACGTGCCATCAAGGTGTTGCCGAAAAAACGCGTCAATGACGCCACCTACTTGGCGAGATTCCAGCTCGAAGCCAAAGCGATCGCGTCGCTGAATCACCCCAACATTGTCTTGGCGTACGACATCGACAACGAAGGCGATGTGCATTACATCGTGATGGAATACGTCGACGGCATCGATCTGCTGATGTTGGTCAAACGCGATGGGCCGCTCGATTTTTCCACCGCGGCTGATCTGATTGCTCAAGCCGCACGCGGCCTCGACCACGCGCATGACAAAGGCGTGGTGCACCGTGACGTCAAACCCGCCAATTTGTTGTTGGATCTCAATGGCAATGTGCGATTGTTGGACATGGGGTTGGCATTGGTCGCATCGGGCGACGACGAATCGTTGACGGTGGCGAACAACGAAAATGTATTAGGAACGGCCGATTACTTGGCGCCCGAACAAGCGCTAAACAGCCACACCGTGGACCATCGCGCAGACATCTACGGGCTTGGGTGCACGTTCTATTATCTGTTGACCGGTCAACCGCCGTTTAACGATGGCACGTTGGCACAGCGGATTGCCAAGCATCAAACCGAGATGCCCAAGTCGATTCGCCAATTGCGTCCAGATTGCCCAGGCGAATTGGAAGGGATCTGCGTCAAGATGATCCAAAAGGATCCCAAGTATCGCTACCAACATGCCGGAGAGGTGGCGGACGTGCTCGAGCGATTTGTCGCTCGTGTTCCTAAGGGAGCCAAGGTGACCTCGGGCTTGGGCGATGCTCCGATGCCGGATGAAGAGTTGGGTTCGTCGATCAATTTCGATGACTCGCAGATTTCGAAAAAGCAAAACGACACGATCTCGAACAAGTCCGGTGACACGATCTCTAGCAGCCGGGCGTCGTTGCTGCTGAACGAAGGGATCAGCAGTAGTGACAGTGGCCGGTTGGTCAACGTGCGTCCGCGTCCCGATTTGGTGGATGGCAGTTTCATCGATCTGCAAGCCGAGTCGGGTTATCGGCCCAGTAGCGGGATCTCGTATCAATCGTCCGAGGAAGGTTTGGGGTCCGGACGTTTCCCCCGTGCCACCTCGGGGCGTTCCAGCGTGCATGTGGGGGGCGATTCGGACATCTACAATAGTTCGACAAGCCAAATCGGAGGAGGCAGCAGTCGCGGCGGCAATGGGTCGCGGCGACGCAACGAGAAATCGGTCGACCCATTGTTACTTGGGGCGTTAGCGTTTGCGTTGTTTGTCGTTGCCATCGCGATCGGGTTTTACTTGGCCCGCATGACGTCGGGGTAA
- a CDS encoding aminotransferase class V-fold PLP-dependent enzyme → MASVSDIKRHWQLDPQLDFLNHGSFGAVPTVVLQTQHAFRDQLERDPIRFLAPERELEPKLDHVRRVLAELIGADDRDVAFVLNATDGVNAVLRSFPFAEGDEVVVTNHGYNACINAAKFAAERAGAVVRVAEVPFPIRDPGQVVEAIERSLNDRTRLIMIDHITSPTGLVFPVQAIAELAQRRGIRVLVDGAHGPGMVPVNLRDLGIDYYTANHHKWLCAPKVSGFLWVHPQWQHEVRPTIISHAANRPRPGRSQFLAEFDWKGTYDPTPLLALPKAIEFLSSFYPGGLDEWMQVNRNLAIDAYQTLSAGLGIDVTTPPSMIGSLVTVALPRGHNSSADEGYDTLQSRLRQRYQIECPIFPGNQPGTYLLRIALQAYNDLGQVQRLVGALREELDL, encoded by the coding sequence ATGGCTAGCGTCAGCGACATCAAACGACATTGGCAACTCGATCCGCAGCTTGACTTTCTCAACCACGGCTCGTTCGGAGCCGTGCCCACGGTTGTGTTGCAGACGCAACACGCGTTTCGGGATCAATTGGAACGCGATCCAATTCGCTTCTTGGCACCGGAACGCGAATTGGAACCCAAACTCGATCACGTTCGTCGTGTGCTCGCCGAGCTGATCGGTGCGGATGATCGCGACGTGGCGTTTGTGCTCAATGCCACCGACGGGGTGAACGCGGTCCTCCGCTCATTCCCGTTTGCCGAGGGAGATGAGGTGGTTGTCACCAACCACGGATACAACGCCTGCATCAACGCAGCGAAATTTGCCGCCGAGCGTGCGGGGGCGGTGGTGCGAGTGGCTGAGGTGCCTTTTCCGATTCGCGATCCAGGCCAAGTGGTCGAGGCGATCGAACGATCGCTAAACGATCGAACGCGATTGATCATGATCGACCATATCACCAGCCCCACCGGCTTGGTCTTTCCCGTCCAAGCGATCGCGGAACTGGCACAGCGTCGTGGCATTCGGGTGTTGGTCGATGGAGCCCATGGTCCTGGGATGGTTCCGGTCAATCTTCGTGATCTAGGGATCGACTACTACACGGCCAATCATCACAAGTGGCTGTGTGCCCCCAAGGTATCAGGGTTTCTGTGGGTGCATCCCCAGTGGCAGCATGAGGTGCGACCCACGATCATCAGCCATGCGGCCAACCGACCGCGTCCGGGGCGATCGCAGTTCCTAGCGGAATTTGATTGGAAAGGAACGTATGATCCGACACCACTTTTAGCATTGCCCAAAGCGATTGAGTTTTTGAGTTCGTTTTATCCAGGCGGACTGGATGAATGGATGCAGGTCAATCGAAATCTCGCGATCGATGCGTATCAGACGTTGTCCGCTGGATTGGGGATCGACGTCACCACGCCACCGTCGATGATCGGCAGCCTTGTCACGGTGGCATTGCCACGTGGCCACAATTCGAGTGCGGATGAGGGCTACGACACGCTACAATCACGATTGCGTCAAAGGTACCAGATCGAATGTCCGATTTTTCCCGGGAACCAACCGGGGACCTATCTGCTTCGCATTGCACTTCAAGCCTACAACGATCTTGGCCAAGTCCAGCGATTGGTCGGTGCACTTCGCGAGGAATTGGATTTGTAG
- a CDS encoding 1-acyl-sn-glycerol-3-phosphate acyltransferase, with amino-acid sequence MTVILDRPYQFVPPCRNNLWPAFIQQFRIVDRYLRKKEGVVSYECRNLDVFRDSLARGDGILLAPNHCRYADPLVLGWPARHAKTPVYAMASWHLFNDGWLDAFAIRRMGAFSIFREGSDRKALDTAIEILTEAERPLIVFPEGTTNRTNDVLKPLLDGVTFMARAAARRREKHYGSKVVMHPIAIKYLCKHRIDSWANQQLSVIESHLGWTKSLGGSILGRTIRVAEALLALREVQYLGCTREGNLSERRDRLIQHLLSETESRLKMSVGNEDLRARVRAIRTKVSSIWFSENPDEQEKLRLKNDIVAADLAQELVSYPNCYLESDDVTDSRIVETIQRMQESLWGKADVGIELHAVIEFDSAIPVPAAKAPRGVEDPLLVELRDRLSSMIGRLSKEARPLEAESAT; translated from the coding sequence GTGACTGTGATTCTCGATCGGCCGTATCAGTTTGTTCCGCCCTGCCGTAACAATCTGTGGCCTGCGTTCATTCAGCAATTTCGGATCGTCGACCGCTATCTCCGCAAAAAAGAAGGCGTCGTTTCATACGAATGCCGCAATCTCGATGTCTTTCGTGACTCACTCGCACGCGGCGATGGAATTCTGCTAGCCCCGAACCATTGTCGCTATGCCGATCCGCTTGTGTTGGGATGGCCTGCTCGGCACGCGAAAACGCCGGTGTATGCGATGGCGTCTTGGCATTTGTTCAACGACGGTTGGCTCGATGCCTTTGCGATCCGGCGGATGGGAGCATTCAGTATTTTTCGCGAAGGTTCCGACCGCAAGGCGCTCGATACCGCGATCGAGATTCTGACCGAAGCCGAACGCCCTTTGATTGTCTTTCCCGAGGGGACCACCAATCGCACCAACGACGTGCTCAAGCCGCTGCTTGATGGAGTGACGTTTATGGCGAGGGCCGCCGCTCGCCGACGTGAAAAACATTACGGCAGCAAGGTGGTCATGCATCCAATCGCCATCAAGTACCTCTGTAAACACAGAATCGATTCGTGGGCGAATCAGCAATTGTCGGTGATCGAATCACATCTCGGTTGGACCAAGTCACTTGGCGGTTCGATCCTTGGTCGCACCATTCGTGTTGCCGAGGCGTTGTTGGCTTTACGCGAGGTTCAGTACCTAGGCTGCACGCGAGAGGGGAATTTGTCGGAGCGTCGTGACCGGCTGATCCAGCATCTGTTGTCCGAGACCGAATCGCGGCTAAAGATGTCGGTGGGGAACGAGGATCTGAGGGCCCGTGTTCGTGCGATTCGCACCAAAGTTTCCTCGATTTGGTTTTCGGAAAATCCAGACGAACAGGAAAAGCTGCGATTGAAAAACGACATCGTGGCTGCGGATCTTGCTCAAGAGCTAGTCTCGTACCCCAATTGCTATCTCGAGTCCGATGACGTTACCGATTCTCGCATCGTAGAAACGATCCAGCGGATGCAGGAATCGCTGTGGGGCAAAGCGGATGTGGGGATCGAATTGCATGCGGTGATCGAGTTTGATTCGGCAATCCCGGTGCCGGCGGCGAAGGCACCGCGAGGCGTCGAGGATCCACTGCTGGTCGAGCTTCGCGATCGTTTGAGCTCGATGATTGGACGATTGTCGAAAGAGGCACGACCGTTGGAGGCTGAATCCGCCACGTAA
- a CDS encoding division plane positioning ATPase MipZ has translation MTANNQAFVKAFARRNRNADPHSSHQQNPTGVETKSPSPAPAPATWWIDEADDQKVRADHEATTPVPAPHFANDIRVTNQRDEIAAETEDAMQSFPEPESDPIPDANVLASLQHTITSFASESYAGTSDIIGGGFAPFVARELDENVKKTATSTKPQNTAKPATAKVATRTSAPTAEKPIAAAPHVAPPRVNTQPTNPQAGHAKANREASAAKPTSHEASIIELQRLLSSKTAAARTAQQQKPQTETASIQPQSQSAVVTSSPAAVPAAAATTIPKTATAAAVAPVTAAPAIDTTPTAEASEPVETSSRLVDEVAADKVAGDVAVKLKAAWEVDQFDVPSNVAKLFFDGEVFQMVAEQMLSAVQTGLDCVLVTSVHPEEGRSTVATGVAMAAAATGIRVALVDADLVTPTLVDELSLDVEYGWLDALRGGLSLGEIAVHAVEDHVTLFPLFPSEPHAQATAAEIATLIETLKQNYDLVIIDGPLGDTPVARLIAGLVESAMIVRDIENTTNEEINALSAQLRQSGIQGVGVVDNFA, from the coding sequence ATGACTGCTAACAACCAGGCCTTTGTCAAAGCCTTTGCACGACGAAACCGCAACGCGGATCCCCATTCGTCCCACCAGCAGAATCCGACTGGCGTGGAAACGAAGTCACCGTCACCGGCGCCGGCACCCGCAACATGGTGGATCGACGAAGCCGATGACCAAAAAGTCCGTGCCGATCATGAGGCGACCACTCCCGTCCCCGCGCCGCACTTTGCCAACGACATTCGCGTGACGAATCAACGCGATGAAATCGCAGCCGAAACCGAAGACGCAATGCAGTCGTTTCCTGAGCCGGAATCGGATCCGATCCCCGATGCCAACGTGCTGGCATCACTGCAACACACCATCACCTCGTTTGCCAGCGAATCGTACGCGGGTACCAGCGATATCATCGGTGGCGGATTCGCTCCCTTTGTTGCACGCGAGTTGGACGAAAACGTCAAAAAAACAGCGACCTCCACCAAACCGCAAAACACTGCAAAACCAGCGACCGCGAAAGTAGCCACGCGAACGTCCGCTCCCACCGCAGAAAAGCCGATCGCGGCCGCGCCCCACGTCGCCCCACCGCGAGTGAACACGCAGCCGACCAACCCACAGGCCGGTCACGCCAAGGCGAATCGCGAAGCGTCCGCAGCCAAACCCACGTCGCATGAAGCGTCGATCATCGAGTTGCAACGTCTGTTGTCGAGCAAGACCGCTGCGGCACGAACGGCGCAGCAGCAAAAACCACAAACCGAAACCGCATCGATCCAGCCGCAATCCCAATCGGCTGTCGTGACGTCCTCACCTGCGGCGGTACCTGCAGCGGCGGCAACAACCATTCCCAAAACAGCCACCGCCGCAGCAGTGGCACCTGTGACGGCTGCTCCGGCCATCGACACGACGCCCACCGCCGAAGCGAGCGAACCAGTGGAAACGTCGTCTCGATTGGTAGACGAAGTGGCAGCTGACAAAGTGGCGGGTGACGTCGCGGTGAAATTGAAAGCGGCTTGGGAAGTGGACCAATTTGACGTTCCCAGCAACGTTGCCAAGCTATTTTTCGATGGCGAGGTCTTTCAAATGGTCGCCGAGCAGATGCTGAGTGCCGTACAAACCGGATTGGACTGCGTGTTGGTCACCAGCGTCCATCCCGAAGAAGGCCGCAGCACCGTCGCCACCGGCGTCGCGATGGCCGCGGCGGCAACCGGCATTCGCGTTGCCCTGGTCGACGCCGACTTGGTCACACCGACGCTAGTCGACGAACTGAGCTTGGACGTTGAATATGGATGGCTCGATGCGCTACGGGGCGGTCTGTCGCTTGGCGAGATCGCGGTGCATGCAGTCGAAGATCATGTCACGCTGTTTCCCTTGTTCCCCAGTGAACCCCATGCCCAGGCAACTGCGGCCGAGATCGCGACGCTGATCGAAACGCTAAAACAAAACTATGACCTCGTGATCATTGACGGTCCGCTGGGCGATACGCCCGTTGCCCGCTTGATCGCAGGCCTTGTCGAAAGCGCCATGATTGTTCGCGACATCGAAAACACGACCAACGAAGAGATCAACGCCCTGTCGGCCCAACTGCGTCAATCGGGTATCCAAGGCGTTGGTGTCGTTGATAACTTTGCCTAG
- a CDS encoding methyltransferase domain-containing protein, whose amino-acid sequence MSKSLDTENAVVTRYSAAAQAVEPALCCPVDYNADYLKVIPSEVIERDYGCGDPSKYVRPGETVLDLGSGGGKICFIASQVVGESGRVIGVDMNDEMLALARKSQPVVAQAIGYDNIKFCKGRIQDMAVDRDAVDRYLQSSPVVDEASLRRLESFIANERRENPMIPDRSVDVVVSNCVLNLVDSAEKQSLFSEIYRVLKNGGRAVISDIVADQVVPKHLQQDATLWSGCISGALRDEDFVRAFEQAGFHGVEIVVMQPEPWQVVEGIEFRSATVIAYKADASREPNAACEDKVMYRGPFASVRDDEGNEYRRAEMTTVGSDAAAVLAGEPYASHFIRVPAKPQTPASGLPVANQPQTYQMQIASNASSGGSDSCCDNGGCC is encoded by the coding sequence ATGTCGAAAAGTCTTGATACCGAAAATGCCGTCGTCACGCGTTACTCGGCTGCCGCACAGGCCGTCGAACCGGCGCTATGTTGCCCCGTCGACTACAACGCCGACTATTTAAAGGTCATCCCCAGCGAAGTCATCGAGCGTGATTATGGTTGTGGCGATCCATCCAAATACGTTCGTCCGGGCGAGACGGTGTTGGATCTTGGCAGCGGCGGAGGCAAGATTTGTTTCATTGCCTCGCAAGTGGTCGGCGAGTCCGGGCGAGTGATCGGCGTCGATATGAATGACGAAATGTTGGCGTTGGCGAGAAAGAGTCAGCCGGTGGTCGCACAGGCGATTGGCTATGACAACATCAAGTTCTGTAAAGGACGCATTCAAGATATGGCGGTTGATCGCGATGCGGTCGATCGCTATCTGCAGTCCAGTCCGGTCGTCGATGAGGCGAGTCTCCGTCGCCTCGAATCGTTTATTGCCAACGAGCGCCGTGAAAATCCAATGATCCCTGATCGTTCGGTCGACGTGGTGGTTAGCAATTGTGTGCTAAACCTAGTGGACTCGGCGGAAAAACAATCGCTGTTCTCAGAGATTTACCGGGTCCTGAAAAACGGGGGCCGGGCTGTGATTAGCGATATTGTCGCGGATCAAGTCGTCCCCAAACATCTTCAGCAAGATGCCACGTTGTGGAGTGGCTGTATTTCCGGGGCGCTGCGAGACGAGGATTTTGTTCGAGCGTTTGAACAGGCCGGGTTTCACGGTGTCGAAATCGTGGTGATGCAACCCGAGCCGTGGCAGGTCGTCGAAGGGATCGAGTTTCGCTCGGCAACCGTGATCGCTTACAAAGCTGACGCTAGCCGTGAACCCAACGCCGCTTGCGAAGACAAAGTAATGTATCGAGGACCGTTCGCCAGTGTTCGAGACGACGAAGGAAACGAGTATCGCCGAGCTGAAATGACCACGGTCGGTTCTGACGCGGCCGCGGTGCTCGCGGGCGAACCGTATGCGAGTCACTTTATTCGTGTTCCCGCAAAACCGCAAACACCCGCCTCGGGTTTGCCGGTCGCCAATCAGCCGCAAACCTACCAAATGCAAATCGCATCGAATGCGTCTTCGGGCGGATCCGATTCGTGTTGCGATAACGGCGGTTGCTGTTAG
- the ald gene encoding alanine dehydrogenase, with protein sequence MIIGVPTEVKSDEYRVALLPVGVEELVARGHQVLVQSAAGVGSGVTDEDYLECGAELCQTADEVFERADMIIKVKEPQPDEYAKVRPGQILFTYFHFAASRDLTDGMLASGATCIAYETLRDDQGRLPLLTPMSEVAGRMSIQEGAKYLEKPQMGRGILLSGVPGVAPAHITILGGGVVGANAAKIAAGFGADVTILDVNLDRLRYLDDVMPANVDCLYSNRHNILEQLQRADLVIGAVLIPGAKAPRLVRAEDLKRMKPGSVVIDVAVDQGGCIETTRPTTHRNPTYIIDDVVHYCVANMPGAVGRTSTFALCNATLPWVIRIASEGVMESINASAPLRSAVNIHQGKVVHQPVADAFGLPCEAI encoded by the coding sequence ATGATCATTGGGGTACCCACCGAAGTTAAGTCCGACGAATATCGCGTGGCGTTGTTGCCGGTGGGAGTCGAAGAGTTGGTCGCACGCGGGCATCAAGTTTTGGTCCAATCGGCGGCTGGCGTGGGATCAGGCGTGACCGATGAAGACTACTTGGAATGTGGCGCCGAACTGTGCCAAACGGCCGACGAGGTGTTCGAGCGAGCCGATATGATCATCAAGGTGAAAGAGCCTCAGCCGGACGAGTACGCCAAGGTTCGCCCCGGGCAAATCCTGTTCACCTATTTCCATTTTGCCGCCAGCCGCGATTTGACCGATGGCATGCTGGCTTCGGGAGCGACCTGTATCGCCTACGAAACGTTGCGTGACGACCAGGGACGTTTGCCGCTTTTGACCCCGATGAGCGAAGTGGCGGGGCGGATGAGTATCCAAGAAGGTGCCAAGTACCTCGAAAAACCACAAATGGGCCGCGGCATCTTGCTCAGCGGCGTGCCGGGGGTTGCACCGGCGCACATCACCATCCTCGGCGGCGGGGTGGTCGGAGCGAACGCCGCAAAAATCGCGGCGGGTTTTGGCGCCGATGTGACGATTTTGGATGTCAACCTCGACCGACTTCGTTACCTCGATGACGTGATGCCCGCCAATGTCGATTGTTTGTACAGCAACCGACACAATATTCTTGAACAACTTCAGCGGGCCGATCTGGTGATCGGTGCGGTGCTGATTCCCGGCGCCAAAGCACCTCGGTTGGTACGAGCCGAAGATTTGAAGCGAATGAAACCAGGCAGCGTGGTGATCGACGTCGCAGTGGACCAGGGAGGCTGCATTGAAACCACGCGTCCCACCACGCACCGCAATCCGACTTATATTATCGACGATGTGGTTCACTACTGCGTCGCCAATATGCCAGGGGCTGTGGGACGGACGAGCACATTTGCGCTTTGCAACGCGACGCTACCATGGGTGATCCGCATTGCCAGCGAAGGGGTGATGGAATCGATCAATGCCTCGGCTCCGCTGCGATCGGCGGTGAATATCCATCAAGGCAAAGTGGTTCATCAGCCTGTCGCCGATGCGTTTGGGTTGCCCTGCGAAGCAATTTAG